A stretch of Solidesulfovibrio sp. DNA encodes these proteins:
- a CDS encoding ERCC4 domain-containing protein, translated as MIIAVDNREQLAYSFGGYDCSVEAATLNVGDYSIVGFEDKIACERKSIDDLIGCLTSGRERFEKELTRARSLDRFCVIVEASFEELAKGLYRSAMKPHAACQSVIAWQVRYGTPFVFAGSRKAAEYYCFSFLQKYVREIEERMKALTKSQAPTKSAAA; from the coding sequence ATGATAATCGCAGTCGATAACCGCGAACAACTTGCCTACAGCTTTGGAGGTTATGACTGTAGTGTCGAAGCCGCAACGCTGAATGTCGGTGACTATTCCATAGTCGGCTTCGAGGACAAGATTGCCTGTGAGCGAAAGTCTATTGACGACTTGATCGGCTGTCTCACTTCAGGCCGCGAACGCTTCGAGAAAGAGCTTACCCGCGCCAGGTCTTTAGATCGCTTCTGTGTCATTGTTGAGGCTAGCTTTGAAGAACTCGCCAAAGGCCTATACCGCAGTGCTATGAAGCCGCATGCGGCATGTCAGAGTGTCATTGCTTGGCAAGTCAGATACGGAACTCCGTTTGTCTTTGCTGGGTCAAGGAAGGCGGCCGAATATTATTGCTTCTCATTTCTGCAAAAGTACGTCCGCGAGATCGAAGAGCGCATGAAGGCGCTAACCAAGTCGCAGGCTCCGACCAAAAGCGCGGCGGCGTGA
- a CDS encoding helix-turn-helix domain-containing protein codes for MLTTIQAAEILGIRSETVRQQIQAGRLSAVKHGRDWFIDPDELDRYRRERQQNGRSTRWKEAKAKQTTE; via the coding sequence ATGCTGACTACGATTCAAGCGGCTGAAATACTCGGCATCCGCTCAGAGACTGTTCGCCAGCAAATTCAAGCTGGCCGTCTCAGTGCTGTAAAACACGGCCGGGACTGGTTTATTGATCCTGACGAACTTGACCGTTATCGCCGGGAGCGCCAGCAAAACGGACGGTCCACCAGATGGAAGGAGGCAAAAGCCAAGCAGACCACGGAATAA
- a CDS encoding JAB domain-containing protein codes for MRELALSYLNGKKEAGRRAPRKPRPAYLLSDKLMTVYETPRPKLSDPGRVYKHLEDLKDENREVMVVICVTAQNRGILREIIHIGLVDQCNVSSRELLKPAILNSASGIIIAHNHPGGNPSPSEADITTTKMIESACTLFNIRLLDHVIFAHDAYFSMQAAGFISEDKS; via the coding sequence ATGCGTGAGCTCGCCTTATCCTACTTGAACGGCAAGAAGGAGGCTGGCCGCCGGGCCCCGCGCAAACCCCGCCCCGCCTACCTGCTGAGCGACAAGCTCATGACCGTGTACGAGACGCCACGGCCCAAACTCAGCGATCCGGGTCGAGTCTACAAACACTTGGAGGACCTAAAGGACGAAAACCGGGAAGTGATGGTCGTTATTTGTGTGACTGCCCAAAACAGGGGCATACTGCGCGAGATCATCCATATAGGCCTTGTGGATCAGTGCAATGTGTCTTCGCGAGAGCTTTTGAAGCCTGCCATTTTGAACTCTGCAAGCGGCATCATTATCGCCCACAACCATCCAGGCGGGAATCCTTCGCCATCAGAAGCCGATATTACCACCACCAAAATGATAGAGTCTGCCTGTACGTTGTTCAACATCCGGCTGCTGGACCATGTGATTTTTGCCCATGATGCCTATTTTTCCATGCAGGCGGCGGGCTTCATTTCAGAGGATAAGTCATGA